Proteins encoded together in one Columba livia isolate bColLiv1 breed racing homer chromosome 3, bColLiv1.pat.W.v2, whole genome shotgun sequence window:
- the ZBTB2 gene encoding zinc finger and BTB domain-containing protein 2, translated as MDLANHGLILLQQLNAQREFGFLCDCTVAIGDVYFKAHKSVLASFSNYFKMLFVHQTSECVRLKATDIQPDIFSYLLHLMYTGKMAPQLIDPVRLEQGIKFLHAYPLIQEASLASQGTFSHPDQVFPLASSLYGIQIADHQIRHPTKVTSATDKLGRDPRPQTSRMNQEQVSEGSQLSQLATTLPQVTRTNMSTSDPLPSSLSPELVSAAGNNSPSGEEANMEASSSDEQPASLTIAHVKPSIMKRNGSFPKYYACHLCGRRFNLRSSLREHLQIHTGVPFTSSQQGESNISLSLCNNTADKDAVEVPEAGMISDSELQQISDSPIIDGQQQSETPPPSDIADIDNLEQADQEREVKRRKYECSICGRKFIQKSHWREHMYIHTGKPFKCSTCDKSFCRANQAARHVCLNQSMDTYTMVDKQTLELCTFEEGSQMDNMLVQTNKPYKCNLCDKTFSTPNEVVKHSCQNQNSVFTLEEDRSILLGGGDTEATETDNAVLASIKKEQEAVLLD; from the exons ATGGATTTGGCCAACCATGGACTTATTCTGCTGCAGCAACTAAATGCTCAGAGAGAGTTTGGTTTCCTGTGTGACTGCACAGTTGCCATTGGTGATGTCTACTTCAAAGCACATAAATCagtccttgcttctttctccaacTACTTCAAGATGTTGTTTGTTCATCAAACCAG TGAATGTGTCCGTTTGAAAGCGACTGACATACAGCCAGATATCTTCAGTTATCTTTTGCATTTGATGTACACTGGGAAGATGGCACCGCAACTCATTGACCCAGTTCGGCTAGAACAGGGAATAAAGTTTCTGCATGCATATCCACTAATTCAAGAGGCCAGCCTTGCAAGTCAGGGAACTTTTTCTCACCCAGATCAAGTTTTTCCATTAGCATCTTCATTATATGGCATTCAGATCGCAGATCACCAGATAAGACATCCCACTAAGGTTACATCAGCGACTGACAAACTCGGGCGAGACCCAAGGCCACAGACATCACGGATGAACCAAGAGCAGGTCTCTGAAGGCTCGCAGCTCTCGCAGTTAGCCACAACTCTGCCACAAGTGACCCGGACAAATATGTCCACTTCTGACCCATTGCCATCTTCTTTATCTCCAGAATTGGTATCTGCTGCTGGAAATAATTCACCTTcaggagaagaggccaacaTGGAAGCATCTTCTTCAGATGAACAGCCTGCCTCGCTCACAATAGCACATGTCAAGCCAAGCATTATGAAAAGGAATGGAAGCTTCCCAAAATACTACGCCTGCCACCTCTGTGGTCGCCGGTTCAATTTGCGAAGTAGTTTGCGTGAACACCTGCAGATCCACACAGGAGTTCCCTTCACATCTAGCCAGCAAGGAGAAAGTaatatttctttgtctctctgtAACAACACAGCTGATAAAGATGCTGTGGAAGTGCCTGAAGCGGGGATGATTAGTGACAGCGAGCTGCAGCAGATCTCAGACTCCCCAATAATTGATGGGCAGCAGCAGTCAGAGACACCACCCCCCTCTGATATTGCAGACATAGACAACTTGGAGCAGGCAGATCAAGAGAGGGAAGTAAAAAGGCGGAAATATGAGTGTTCCATCTGTGGTCGCAAATTCATTCAGAAAAGCCACTGGAGGGAGCACATGTACATACACACTGGCAAACCCTTCAAGTGCAGCACTTGTGACAAAAGCTTTTGTAGGGCTAACCAGGCTGCCAGACATGTGTGCCTAAACCAGAGCATGGACACGTACACAATGGTGGACAAACAGACTCTGGAACTCTGTACCTTTGAGGAAGGCAGTCAAATGGACAACATGCTAGTACAGACCAACAAGCCCTACAAATGTAACTTGTGTGACAAAACATTTTCAACTCCCAATGAAGTGGTCAAACATTCGTGCCAAAATCAAAACTCTGTCTTTACACTAGAAGAAGATCGCTCCATTCTGCTAGGTGGTGGGGACACAGAAGCCACAGAGACTGATAATGCAGTGTTAGCCTCCATCAAAAAGGAGCAGGAAGCAGTGTTGTTAGACTGA